From Columba livia isolate bColLiv1 breed racing homer chromosome 7, bColLiv1.pat.W.v2, whole genome shotgun sequence, one genomic window encodes:
- the CDK5R2 gene encoding cyclin-dependent kinase 5 activator 2: MGTVLSLSPAASSGKGGGGGGGLLADKASGRVPAKGESRLKRPSVLISALTWKRLVAASAKKKKSTKKVTPKPGGGAPGGGPGQPDPLVVQRNRENLRKSVVGPAEGAKQGPLAVPVPTVPSAPQELHPGSGGGKPPPPPPPAGSRAPGSPRRVVVQASTGELLRCLGDFVCRRCYRLKELSPGELISWFRSVDRSLLLQGWQDQGFITPANLVFVYLLCREALRGEDIGSQAELQATFLTCLYLAYSYMGNEISYPLKPFLVEGDKGRFWERCLGIIQRLSAKMLRINADPHYFTQLFQDLKNEGEGGDRSKHWTISLDR, from the coding sequence ATGGGCACGGtgctctccctctcccccgCCGCCTCCTCGGGCaagggcggcggcggcggcggggggctgCTGGCCGACAAGGCGTCGGGAAGGGTGCCGGCTAAGGGCGAGAGCCGGCTGAAGCGCCCCAGCGTGCTCATCTCGGCGCTCACTTGGAAGCGGCTGGTGGCCGCCTCGGCTAAGAAGAAGAAGAGCACCAAGAAGGTGACGCCGAAGCCCGGTGGCGGGGCCCCGGGTGGGGGGCCGGGCCAGCCCGACCCGCTGGTGGTGCAGCGCAACCGCGAGAACTTGCGCAAGTCGGTGGTAGGGCCGGCCGAAGGCGCCAAGCAGGGCCCGCTGGCCGTGCCGGTGCCCACCGTGCCCTCGGCGCCGCAGGAGCTGCACCCGGGCTCGGGCGGGGGCAAACcaccgccgccaccgccgccggccggcagccgcgCCCCGGGCTCCCCGCGCCGCGTGGTGGTGCAGGCGTCCACCGGCGAGCTCCTGCGCTGCTTGGGGGACTTCGTGTGTCGCCGCTGCTATCGGCTGAAGGAGCTGAGCCCTGGCGAGCTCATCTCCTGGTTCCGCAGCGTGGACCGCTCGCTGCTGCTGCAAGGCTGGCAGGACCAGGGTTTCATCACCCCGGCCAACCTCGTGTTCGTCTACCTGCTGTGCCGGGAAGCGCTGCGGGGTGAAGACATCGGGAGCCAGGCCGAGCTGCAGGCCACCTTCCTCACCTGCCTCTACCTTGCCTACTCCTACATGGGCAACGAGATCTCTTACCCACTCAAGCCCTTCCTGGTGGAGGGCGACAAGGGGCGCTTCTGGGAGCGCTGCCTGGGCATCATCCAGCGCCTGAGCGCCAAGATGCTGCGAATCAACGCGGACCCGCACTACTTCACGCAGCTCTTCCAGGACCTCAAGAATGAGGGCGAAGGCGGAGACAGGTCCAAGCACTGGACGATCAGCCTGGACCGCTAG